One Miscanthus floridulus cultivar M001 chromosome 11, ASM1932011v1, whole genome shotgun sequence DNA window includes the following coding sequences:
- the LOC136494369 gene encoding pullulanase 1, chloroplastic-like isoform X1, producing MQMLLHAGPSFLLAPPPRFADATAPSSASPRRSRTPQSSLPTSHSARAAAPGPRRVRPVAPRAPMATGEEGAGSDLGLAEATQGFLLDATAYWVTRSLIAWDVSDQETSLFLYASRNATMCMSSGVIEGYDSKVELQPENDRLPSSVTQKFPFISSYRAFRIPSSVDVATLVKCQLAVASFDGQYVLLQAAHGNRQDVTGLQLPGVLDDMFAYTGPLGTIFSEEAVSMYLWAPTAQDVSMNFYDGPAGPLLETVQLNESYGVWSVTGPRNWENRYYLYEVTVYHPATANIEKCLAADPYARGLSANSTRTWLVDINNETLKPLAWDGLAAEKPKLDSFSDISIYELHIRDFSAHDSTVDCNFRGGFCAFTCQDSAGIEHLKKLSDAGLTHVHLLPSFQFGGVDDIKNNWKCVDEAELSKLPPGSDLQQAAIVAIQEEDPYNWGYNPVLWGVPKGSYASNPDGPSRIIEYRQMVQALNRLGLRVVMDVVYNHLYSSGPFAITSVLDKIVPGYYLRRDSNGQIENSAAVNNTASEQFMVDRLIVDDLLNWAVNYKVDGFRFDLMGHIMKKTMIRAKSALQSLTIDEHGVDGSKIYLYGEGWDFGEVAQNQRGINGSQLNMSGTGIGSFNDRIRDAINGGSPFGNPLQQGFSTGLLLEPNGFYQGNETETRLTLATYADHIQIGLAGNLKDYVLISHTGEARKGSEIRTYDGSPVGYASSPIEIINYASAHDNETLFDIISLKTPMNLSIDERCRINHLSTSMIALSQGIPFFHAGDEILRSKSLDRDSYNSGDWFNKIDFTYETNNWGVGLPPREKNEGSWPLMKPRLENPSFKPAKCDIIAALDNFVDILKIRYSSPLFRLTTASDIEQRVHFHNTGPSLVPGVIVMSIEDARNDRHGMAQIDETFSYVVAVFNVCPYEVSIEIPDLASLGLQLHPVQVNSSDALVRQSAYEATTGRFTVPKRTTAVFVEPRC from the exons ATGCAAATGCTGCTCCACGCCGGTCCCTCGTTCCTGCTCGCGCCACCTCCGCGCTTCGCCGACGCTACCGCCCCGTCGTCAGCTTCGCCTAGGAGATCGAGGACACCGCAATCCTCGCTGCCGACGTCGCATTCCGCGCGCGCCGCTGCACCCGGGCCCCGGAGGGTGCGTCCCGTCGCGCCGAGGGCCCCCATGGCGACGGGGGAGGAGGGCGCCGGCTCTGACCTCGGCCTCGCCGAGGCCACCCAG GGGTTCTTGTTGGATGCGACGGCTTACTGGGTGACAAGATCCTTGATTGCATGGGATGTCAGTGATCAGGAAACTTCTCTCTTCTTATATGCAAGCAGAAATGCTACAATGTGCATGTCAAGTGGGGTTATTGAAG GTTATGATTCCAAAGTTGAGCTGCAACCAGAAAATGACAGACTTCCATCCAGT GTGACCCAGAAATTCCCTTTTATCAGCTCTTATAGAGCCTTTAGAATTCCGAGCTCTGTTGATGTTGCCACCTTGGTGAAATGTCAACTTGCTGTTGCTTCTTTTGATG GACAATATGTATTGTTACAAGCAGCTCATGGGAACAGGCAAGATGTTACTGGGTTGCAACTACCTGGAGTATTGGATGACATGTTCGCCTACACTGGACCACTTGGTACTATTTTTAGTGAGGAAGCTGTGAGTATGTACCTATGGGCTCCTACAGCACAGGATGTAAGTATGAACTTCTATGATGGTCCAGCTGGCCCTTTACTGGAAACAGTTCAACTCAACGAGTCATATGGTGTTTGGAGTGTTACTGGTCCAAGAAACTGGGAGAACCGGTATTATCTATATGAAGTCACAGTATATCATCCAGCTACAGCAAACATTGAGAAATGTTTAGCCGCTGATCCTTATGCTAGAGG GCTTTCTGCAAATAGCACAAGGACTTGGTTGGTTGATATTAATAATGAAACATTAAAGCCACTTGCCTGGGATGGATTGGCGGCTGAAAAGCCAAAGCTTGATTCCTTCTCTGACATAAGCATATATGAATTGCACATTCGTGATTTCAG TGCCCATGATAGCACAGTGGACTGCAATTTTCGAGGAGGATTCTGTGCATTTACATGTCAG GATTCTGCAGGCATAGAACACCTAAAGAAACTATCTGATGCCGGTTTGACTCATGTCCATTTGTTGCCAAGCTTTCAGTTTGGTGGTGTTGATGACATAAAGAACAATTGGAAATGTGTTG ATGAGGCTGAACTGTCAAAACTCCCTCCTGGATCAGATTTGCAACAAGCTGCAATTGTGGCTATTCAGGAAGAGGACCCTTATAATTGGGG GTATAATCCTGTGCTTTGGGGGGTTCCGAAAGGAAGCTATGCAAGTAACCCAGATGGTCCAAGTCGTATCATTGAATACCGACAGATGGTGCAG GCCTTGAATCGCCTAGGTCTTCGAGTTGTCATGGATGTTGTATACAATCATCTATACTCAAGTGGACCTTTTGCCATCACTTCCGTGCTTGACAAG ATCGTACCTGGATACTACCTTAGAAGGGACTCTAATGGTCAGATTGAGAACAGCGCAGCTGTGAACAATACAGCAAGTGAGCAGTTCATGGTTGATAGATTAATCGTGGATGACCTTCTGAATTGGGCAGTAAATTACAAA GTTGATGGGTTCAGATTTGATCTAATGGGACATATCATGAAAAAGACAATG ATTAGAGCAAAATCGGCTCTTCAAAGCCTTACAATTGATGAGCATGGAGTAGATGGTTCAAAGATATACTT GTATGGTGAAGGATGGGACTTCGGTGAAGTTGCGCAAAATCAACGTGGGATAAATGGATCCCAGCTTAATATGAGTGGCACTGGGATTGGTAG TTTCAACGATAGAATCCGTGATGCTATAAATGGTGGCAGTCCATTTGGGAATCCACTACAACAAGGTTTCTCTACTGGATTGCTCTTAGAG CCAAATGGATTTTATCAGGGCAATGAAACAGAGACAAGGCTCACGCTTGCTACATACGCTGACCATATACAG ATTGGATTAGCTGGCAATTTGAAGGACTATGTATTAATATCTCATACTGGAGAAGCTAGGAAAGGATCTGAAATTCGCACCTACGATGGCTCACCAGTTGGCTATGCTTCATCCCCTATAGAAATA ATCAACTATGCCTCTGCTCATGACAATGAAACACTATTTGATATTATTAGTCTAAAG ACTCCGATGAACCTCTCAATTGATGAGCGATGCAGGATAAATCATTTGTCCACAAGCATGATTGCATTATCTCAG GGAATACCCTTTTTCCATGCTGGCGATGAGATACTACGATCTAAGTCGCTTGATCGAGATTCATATAACTCTGGTGATTGGTTTAACAA GATTGATTTCACCTATGAAACAAACAATTGGGGTGTTGGGCTTCCACCAAGAGAAAAGAATGAAGGGAGTTGGCCTTT GATGAAGCCAAGATTGGAGAACCCGTCATTCAAACCTGCCAAATGTGACATTATTGCTGCCTTAGACAATTTTGTCGATATCCTGAAGATCAGATACTCATCACCTCTCTTTCGTCTAACTACAGCAAGTGACATTGAG CAAAGGGTTCACTTTCACAACACAGGGCCCTCCTTGGTTCCAGGAGTTATTGTCATGAGCATTGAAGATGCAAGAAATGATAGGCATGGGATGGCCCAGATAGATGAAAC CTTCTCTTATGTCGTTGCAGTCTTCAATGTATGTCCGTACGAAGTGTCTATAGAAATCCCTGATCTTGCATCACTGGGGCTTCAGTTGCATCCAGTGCAG GTGAATTCATCAGATGCTTTAGTCCGGCAATCTGCCTACGAGGCCACCACAGGTCGATTCACCGTGCCAAAAAGAACAACAGCAGTGTTTGTTGAAcccaggtgctga
- the LOC136494369 gene encoding pullulanase 1, chloroplastic-like isoform X3 yields the protein MQMLLHAGPSFLLAPPPRFADATAPSSASPRRSRTPQSSLPTSHSARAAAPGPRRVRPVAPRAPMATGEEGAGSDLGLAEATQGFLLDATAYWVTRSLIAWDVSDQETSLFLYASRNATMCMSSGVIEGYDSKVELQPENDRLPSSVTQKFPFISSYRAFRIPSSVDVATLVKCQLAVASFDGQYVLLQAAHGNRQDVTGLQLPGVLDDMFAYTGPLGTIFSEEAVSMYLWAPTAQDVSMNFYDGPAGPLLETVQLNESYGVWSVTGPRNWENRYYLYEVTVYHPATANIEKCLAADPYARGLSANSTRTWLVDINNETLKPLAWDGLAAEKPKLDSFSDISIYELHIRDFSAHDSTVDCNFRGGFCAFTCQDSAGIEHLKKLSDAGLTHVHLLPSFQFGGVDDIKNNWKCVDEAELSKLPPGSDLQQAAIVAIQEEDPYNWGYNPVLWGVPKGSYASNPDGPSRIIEYRQMVQALNRLGLRVVMDVVYNHLYSSGPFAITSVLDKIVPGYYLRRDSNGQIENSAAVNNTASEQFMVDRLIVDDLLNWAVNYKVDGFRFDLMGHIMKKTMIRAKSALQSLTIDEHGVDGSKIYLYGEGWDFGEVAQNQRGINGSQLNMSGTGIGSFNDRIRDAINGGSPFGNPLQQGFSTGLLLEPNGFYQGNETETRLTLATYADHIQIGLAGNLKDYVLISHTGEARKGSEIRTYDGSPINYASAHDNETLFDIISLKTPMNLSIDERCRINHLSTSMIALSQGIPFFHAGDEILRSKSLDRDSYNSGDWFNKIDFTYETNNWGVGLPPREKNEGSWPLMKPRLENPSFKPAKCDIIAALDNFVDILKIRYSSPLFRLTTASDIEQRVHFHNTGPSLVPGVIVMSIEDARNDRHGMAQIDETFSYVVAVFNVCPYEVSIEIPDLASLGLQLHPVQVNSSDALVRQSAYEATTGRFTVPKRTTAVFVEPRC from the exons ATGCAAATGCTGCTCCACGCCGGTCCCTCGTTCCTGCTCGCGCCACCTCCGCGCTTCGCCGACGCTACCGCCCCGTCGTCAGCTTCGCCTAGGAGATCGAGGACACCGCAATCCTCGCTGCCGACGTCGCATTCCGCGCGCGCCGCTGCACCCGGGCCCCGGAGGGTGCGTCCCGTCGCGCCGAGGGCCCCCATGGCGACGGGGGAGGAGGGCGCCGGCTCTGACCTCGGCCTCGCCGAGGCCACCCAG GGGTTCTTGTTGGATGCGACGGCTTACTGGGTGACAAGATCCTTGATTGCATGGGATGTCAGTGATCAGGAAACTTCTCTCTTCTTATATGCAAGCAGAAATGCTACAATGTGCATGTCAAGTGGGGTTATTGAAG GTTATGATTCCAAAGTTGAGCTGCAACCAGAAAATGACAGACTTCCATCCAGT GTGACCCAGAAATTCCCTTTTATCAGCTCTTATAGAGCCTTTAGAATTCCGAGCTCTGTTGATGTTGCCACCTTGGTGAAATGTCAACTTGCTGTTGCTTCTTTTGATG GACAATATGTATTGTTACAAGCAGCTCATGGGAACAGGCAAGATGTTACTGGGTTGCAACTACCTGGAGTATTGGATGACATGTTCGCCTACACTGGACCACTTGGTACTATTTTTAGTGAGGAAGCTGTGAGTATGTACCTATGGGCTCCTACAGCACAGGATGTAAGTATGAACTTCTATGATGGTCCAGCTGGCCCTTTACTGGAAACAGTTCAACTCAACGAGTCATATGGTGTTTGGAGTGTTACTGGTCCAAGAAACTGGGAGAACCGGTATTATCTATATGAAGTCACAGTATATCATCCAGCTACAGCAAACATTGAGAAATGTTTAGCCGCTGATCCTTATGCTAGAGG GCTTTCTGCAAATAGCACAAGGACTTGGTTGGTTGATATTAATAATGAAACATTAAAGCCACTTGCCTGGGATGGATTGGCGGCTGAAAAGCCAAAGCTTGATTCCTTCTCTGACATAAGCATATATGAATTGCACATTCGTGATTTCAG TGCCCATGATAGCACAGTGGACTGCAATTTTCGAGGAGGATTCTGTGCATTTACATGTCAG GATTCTGCAGGCATAGAACACCTAAAGAAACTATCTGATGCCGGTTTGACTCATGTCCATTTGTTGCCAAGCTTTCAGTTTGGTGGTGTTGATGACATAAAGAACAATTGGAAATGTGTTG ATGAGGCTGAACTGTCAAAACTCCCTCCTGGATCAGATTTGCAACAAGCTGCAATTGTGGCTATTCAGGAAGAGGACCCTTATAATTGGGG GTATAATCCTGTGCTTTGGGGGGTTCCGAAAGGAAGCTATGCAAGTAACCCAGATGGTCCAAGTCGTATCATTGAATACCGACAGATGGTGCAG GCCTTGAATCGCCTAGGTCTTCGAGTTGTCATGGATGTTGTATACAATCATCTATACTCAAGTGGACCTTTTGCCATCACTTCCGTGCTTGACAAG ATCGTACCTGGATACTACCTTAGAAGGGACTCTAATGGTCAGATTGAGAACAGCGCAGCTGTGAACAATACAGCAAGTGAGCAGTTCATGGTTGATAGATTAATCGTGGATGACCTTCTGAATTGGGCAGTAAATTACAAA GTTGATGGGTTCAGATTTGATCTAATGGGACATATCATGAAAAAGACAATG ATTAGAGCAAAATCGGCTCTTCAAAGCCTTACAATTGATGAGCATGGAGTAGATGGTTCAAAGATATACTT GTATGGTGAAGGATGGGACTTCGGTGAAGTTGCGCAAAATCAACGTGGGATAAATGGATCCCAGCTTAATATGAGTGGCACTGGGATTGGTAG TTTCAACGATAGAATCCGTGATGCTATAAATGGTGGCAGTCCATTTGGGAATCCACTACAACAAGGTTTCTCTACTGGATTGCTCTTAGAG CCAAATGGATTTTATCAGGGCAATGAAACAGAGACAAGGCTCACGCTTGCTACATACGCTGACCATATACAG ATTGGATTAGCTGGCAATTTGAAGGACTATGTATTAATATCTCATACTGGAGAAGCTAGGAAAGGATCTGAAATTCGCACCTACGATGGCTCACCA ATCAACTATGCCTCTGCTCATGACAATGAAACACTATTTGATATTATTAGTCTAAAG ACTCCGATGAACCTCTCAATTGATGAGCGATGCAGGATAAATCATTTGTCCACAAGCATGATTGCATTATCTCAG GGAATACCCTTTTTCCATGCTGGCGATGAGATACTACGATCTAAGTCGCTTGATCGAGATTCATATAACTCTGGTGATTGGTTTAACAA GATTGATTTCACCTATGAAACAAACAATTGGGGTGTTGGGCTTCCACCAAGAGAAAAGAATGAAGGGAGTTGGCCTTT GATGAAGCCAAGATTGGAGAACCCGTCATTCAAACCTGCCAAATGTGACATTATTGCTGCCTTAGACAATTTTGTCGATATCCTGAAGATCAGATACTCATCACCTCTCTTTCGTCTAACTACAGCAAGTGACATTGAG CAAAGGGTTCACTTTCACAACACAGGGCCCTCCTTGGTTCCAGGAGTTATTGTCATGAGCATTGAAGATGCAAGAAATGATAGGCATGGGATGGCCCAGATAGATGAAAC CTTCTCTTATGTCGTTGCAGTCTTCAATGTATGTCCGTACGAAGTGTCTATAGAAATCCCTGATCTTGCATCACTGGGGCTTCAGTTGCATCCAGTGCAG GTGAATTCATCAGATGCTTTAGTCCGGCAATCTGCCTACGAGGCCACCACAGGTCGATTCACCGTGCCAAAAAGAACAACAGCAGTGTTTGTTGAAcccaggtgctga
- the LOC136494369 gene encoding pullulanase 1, chloroplastic-like isoform X2, with protein sequence MQMLLHAGPSFLLAPPPRFADATAPSSASPRRSRTPQSSLPTSHSARAAAPGPRRVRPVAPRAPMATGEEGAGSDLGLAEATQGFLLDATAYWVTRSLIAWDVSDQETSLFLYASRNATMCMSSGVIEGYDSKVELQPENDRLPSSVTQKFPFISSYRAFRIPSSVDVATLVKCQLAVASFDAHGNRQDVTGLQLPGVLDDMFAYTGPLGTIFSEEAVSMYLWAPTAQDVSMNFYDGPAGPLLETVQLNESYGVWSVTGPRNWENRYYLYEVTVYHPATANIEKCLAADPYARGLSANSTRTWLVDINNETLKPLAWDGLAAEKPKLDSFSDISIYELHIRDFSAHDSTVDCNFRGGFCAFTCQDSAGIEHLKKLSDAGLTHVHLLPSFQFGGVDDIKNNWKCVDEAELSKLPPGSDLQQAAIVAIQEEDPYNWGYNPVLWGVPKGSYASNPDGPSRIIEYRQMVQALNRLGLRVVMDVVYNHLYSSGPFAITSVLDKIVPGYYLRRDSNGQIENSAAVNNTASEQFMVDRLIVDDLLNWAVNYKVDGFRFDLMGHIMKKTMIRAKSALQSLTIDEHGVDGSKIYLYGEGWDFGEVAQNQRGINGSQLNMSGTGIGSFNDRIRDAINGGSPFGNPLQQGFSTGLLLEPNGFYQGNETETRLTLATYADHIQIGLAGNLKDYVLISHTGEARKGSEIRTYDGSPVGYASSPIEIINYASAHDNETLFDIISLKTPMNLSIDERCRINHLSTSMIALSQGIPFFHAGDEILRSKSLDRDSYNSGDWFNKIDFTYETNNWGVGLPPREKNEGSWPLMKPRLENPSFKPAKCDIIAALDNFVDILKIRYSSPLFRLTTASDIEQRVHFHNTGPSLVPGVIVMSIEDARNDRHGMAQIDETFSYVVAVFNVCPYEVSIEIPDLASLGLQLHPVQVNSSDALVRQSAYEATTGRFTVPKRTTAVFVEPRC encoded by the exons ATGCAAATGCTGCTCCACGCCGGTCCCTCGTTCCTGCTCGCGCCACCTCCGCGCTTCGCCGACGCTACCGCCCCGTCGTCAGCTTCGCCTAGGAGATCGAGGACACCGCAATCCTCGCTGCCGACGTCGCATTCCGCGCGCGCCGCTGCACCCGGGCCCCGGAGGGTGCGTCCCGTCGCGCCGAGGGCCCCCATGGCGACGGGGGAGGAGGGCGCCGGCTCTGACCTCGGCCTCGCCGAGGCCACCCAG GGGTTCTTGTTGGATGCGACGGCTTACTGGGTGACAAGATCCTTGATTGCATGGGATGTCAGTGATCAGGAAACTTCTCTCTTCTTATATGCAAGCAGAAATGCTACAATGTGCATGTCAAGTGGGGTTATTGAAG GTTATGATTCCAAAGTTGAGCTGCAACCAGAAAATGACAGACTTCCATCCAGT GTGACCCAGAAATTCCCTTTTATCAGCTCTTATAGAGCCTTTAGAATTCCGAGCTCTGTTGATGTTGCCACCTTGGTGAAATGTCAACTTGCTGTTGCTTCTTTTGATG CTCATGGGAACAGGCAAGATGTTACTGGGTTGCAACTACCTGGAGTATTGGATGACATGTTCGCCTACACTGGACCACTTGGTACTATTTTTAGTGAGGAAGCTGTGAGTATGTACCTATGGGCTCCTACAGCACAGGATGTAAGTATGAACTTCTATGATGGTCCAGCTGGCCCTTTACTGGAAACAGTTCAACTCAACGAGTCATATGGTGTTTGGAGTGTTACTGGTCCAAGAAACTGGGAGAACCGGTATTATCTATATGAAGTCACAGTATATCATCCAGCTACAGCAAACATTGAGAAATGTTTAGCCGCTGATCCTTATGCTAGAGG GCTTTCTGCAAATAGCACAAGGACTTGGTTGGTTGATATTAATAATGAAACATTAAAGCCACTTGCCTGGGATGGATTGGCGGCTGAAAAGCCAAAGCTTGATTCCTTCTCTGACATAAGCATATATGAATTGCACATTCGTGATTTCAG TGCCCATGATAGCACAGTGGACTGCAATTTTCGAGGAGGATTCTGTGCATTTACATGTCAG GATTCTGCAGGCATAGAACACCTAAAGAAACTATCTGATGCCGGTTTGACTCATGTCCATTTGTTGCCAAGCTTTCAGTTTGGTGGTGTTGATGACATAAAGAACAATTGGAAATGTGTTG ATGAGGCTGAACTGTCAAAACTCCCTCCTGGATCAGATTTGCAACAAGCTGCAATTGTGGCTATTCAGGAAGAGGACCCTTATAATTGGGG GTATAATCCTGTGCTTTGGGGGGTTCCGAAAGGAAGCTATGCAAGTAACCCAGATGGTCCAAGTCGTATCATTGAATACCGACAGATGGTGCAG GCCTTGAATCGCCTAGGTCTTCGAGTTGTCATGGATGTTGTATACAATCATCTATACTCAAGTGGACCTTTTGCCATCACTTCCGTGCTTGACAAG ATCGTACCTGGATACTACCTTAGAAGGGACTCTAATGGTCAGATTGAGAACAGCGCAGCTGTGAACAATACAGCAAGTGAGCAGTTCATGGTTGATAGATTAATCGTGGATGACCTTCTGAATTGGGCAGTAAATTACAAA GTTGATGGGTTCAGATTTGATCTAATGGGACATATCATGAAAAAGACAATG ATTAGAGCAAAATCGGCTCTTCAAAGCCTTACAATTGATGAGCATGGAGTAGATGGTTCAAAGATATACTT GTATGGTGAAGGATGGGACTTCGGTGAAGTTGCGCAAAATCAACGTGGGATAAATGGATCCCAGCTTAATATGAGTGGCACTGGGATTGGTAG TTTCAACGATAGAATCCGTGATGCTATAAATGGTGGCAGTCCATTTGGGAATCCACTACAACAAGGTTTCTCTACTGGATTGCTCTTAGAG CCAAATGGATTTTATCAGGGCAATGAAACAGAGACAAGGCTCACGCTTGCTACATACGCTGACCATATACAG ATTGGATTAGCTGGCAATTTGAAGGACTATGTATTAATATCTCATACTGGAGAAGCTAGGAAAGGATCTGAAATTCGCACCTACGATGGCTCACCAGTTGGCTATGCTTCATCCCCTATAGAAATA ATCAACTATGCCTCTGCTCATGACAATGAAACACTATTTGATATTATTAGTCTAAAG ACTCCGATGAACCTCTCAATTGATGAGCGATGCAGGATAAATCATTTGTCCACAAGCATGATTGCATTATCTCAG GGAATACCCTTTTTCCATGCTGGCGATGAGATACTACGATCTAAGTCGCTTGATCGAGATTCATATAACTCTGGTGATTGGTTTAACAA GATTGATTTCACCTATGAAACAAACAATTGGGGTGTTGGGCTTCCACCAAGAGAAAAGAATGAAGGGAGTTGGCCTTT GATGAAGCCAAGATTGGAGAACCCGTCATTCAAACCTGCCAAATGTGACATTATTGCTGCCTTAGACAATTTTGTCGATATCCTGAAGATCAGATACTCATCACCTCTCTTTCGTCTAACTACAGCAAGTGACATTGAG CAAAGGGTTCACTTTCACAACACAGGGCCCTCCTTGGTTCCAGGAGTTATTGTCATGAGCATTGAAGATGCAAGAAATGATAGGCATGGGATGGCCCAGATAGATGAAAC CTTCTCTTATGTCGTTGCAGTCTTCAATGTATGTCCGTACGAAGTGTCTATAGAAATCCCTGATCTTGCATCACTGGGGCTTCAGTTGCATCCAGTGCAG GTGAATTCATCAGATGCTTTAGTCCGGCAATCTGCCTACGAGGCCACCACAGGTCGATTCACCGTGCCAAAAAGAACAACAGCAGTGTTTGTTGAAcccaggtgctga
- the LOC136494370 gene encoding thaumatin-like protein 1b, with product MAVAHLLLQLSAGGNGVSRMVIPAILLILQLLLFTALGVNGAASFSFTNACQHPVWVGALHGASSPPLASSGFYLAPSATSRLDAPSSGAWSGTFWARTGCGVDSTTGRFSCATADCGTGDVACQGRGPAPPVSLVEVTLAGRGSGGADFYDVSLVDGFNVPVRVAPSGGGGSGDCRPAACAGDVNAMCPADLRVVASSGGGSVVACKSACGAYGSARYCCTGQYGTPATCGPTNYSQVFKSVCPSAYSYAYDDASSTFTCSGASTYDITFCPGS from the exons ATGGCGGTAGCTCACCTTCTTCTCCAACTCTCGGCCGGAGGCAATGGAGTTAGCAGGATGGTCATTCCGGCCATTCTCCTGATTCTTCAGCTTCTTCTCTTCACAG CGCTAGGCGTGAATGGAGCGGCATCGTTCAGCTTCACCAACGCGTGCCAGCACCCAGTGTGGGTGGGCGCGCTCCACGGCGCCAGCTCGCCGCCGCTGGCAAGCTCGGGCTTCTACCTGGCGCCGTCTGCCACGTCCCGCCTGGACGCGCCGTCGTCGGGGGCATGGTCGGGCACGTTCTGGGCGCGCACGGGCTGCGGCGTCGACTCCACCACCGGCCGCTTCTCCTGCGCCACGGCGGACTGCGGCACGGGCGACGTCGCGTGCCAGGGCCGCGGGCCGGCGCCGCCGGTCTCGCTCGTCGAGGTCACGCTCGCCGGGCGGGGCAGCGGCGGGGCGGACTTCTACGACGTCAGCCTCGTCGACGGCTTCAACGTGCCGGTGCGCGTGGCGCcctcgggcggcggcggcagtggggaCTGCCGCCCCGCGGCGTGCGCGGGAGACGTCAACGCCATGTGCCCCGCGGACCTCCGCGTCGTCGCCTCGTCCGGCGGCGGCAGCGTCGTGGCGTGCAAGAGCGCGTGCGGCGCCTACGGCAGCGCGCGCTACTGCTGCACCGGACAGTACGGCACGCCGGCGACGTGCGGGCCCACCAACTACTCGCAGGTGTTCAAGAGCGTCTGCCCGTCGGCGTACAGCTACGCCTACGACGACGCCAGCAGCACCTTCACCTGTTCCGGCGCTTCCACCTATGACATCACCTTCTGCCCTGGGAGCTGA